Proteins encoded together in one Variovorax paradoxus EPS window:
- a CDS encoding branched-chain amino acid ABC transporter substrate-binding protein, with protein MKLKKAPSARIALACLLCIAGAANAQQPTYKIAYIDPLSGPFANVGELMLMHTQYAIEDINAKGGVLGGTKLQLLQFDSKLSAQESQSALQAAIDQGAKAIVTGGSGSSVVTALVQSVARWNQRNPGKELIVLNHSSIDPEMTGKGCSFWHFQTEANTAMKMKALANYIKKTPDVKKVYLLNQDYAHGKQWASYGRQMVGLARPDVQFVGEALHPIGRVKDFAPYIANIRQSGADSVITGNWGQDMTLLLKAAGDAGYNLRYFNHSAGSVPGTVTAVSQAKTGQLTWVAEWHPGQADTPKADALAKAYKAKTGKDFLAPRIDMTPRLLALAINKAGSADTVKVARALEDLSFDSVVGTVRMRAEDHQLLLPQVVNTIAPVDGKAVKVGWEGTNYGFRTDAVYSGNELAQGTECKMVRP; from the coding sequence ATGAAGCTCAAGAAGGCGCCCTCGGCGCGGATCGCCCTTGCCTGCCTGCTTTGCATCGCAGGTGCCGCGAATGCCCAGCAGCCGACCTACAAGATCGCCTACATCGATCCGCTTTCCGGCCCGTTCGCCAATGTCGGCGAGCTGATGCTGATGCACACGCAATACGCCATCGAAGACATCAACGCCAAGGGCGGCGTGCTCGGCGGCACCAAGCTGCAGTTGCTGCAGTTCGACAGCAAGCTCTCGGCGCAGGAGAGCCAGAGCGCGCTGCAGGCGGCCATCGACCAGGGCGCGAAGGCCATCGTGACGGGCGGCTCGGGTTCCTCGGTGGTGACGGCGCTGGTGCAGTCGGTGGCGCGCTGGAACCAGCGCAACCCGGGCAAGGAGCTGATCGTGCTGAACCACTCCTCCATCGACCCCGAGATGACCGGCAAGGGCTGCAGCTTCTGGCACTTCCAGACCGAGGCCAACACCGCGATGAAGATGAAGGCGCTGGCCAACTACATCAAGAAGACGCCCGACGTGAAGAAGGTCTACCTGCTCAACCAGGACTACGCGCACGGCAAGCAGTGGGCGAGCTACGGCCGCCAGATGGTGGGCCTCGCGCGGCCCGACGTGCAGTTCGTGGGCGAGGCGCTGCATCCCATCGGTCGCGTGAAGGATTTCGCGCCCTACATCGCCAACATCCGCCAGAGCGGCGCCGATTCGGTCATCACCGGCAACTGGGGGCAGGACATGACGCTGCTGCTCAAGGCCGCGGGCGATGCAGGCTACAACCTGCGCTACTTCAACCACAGCGCGGGCTCGGTGCCGGGCACGGTCACCGCGGTGTCTCAGGCGAAGACGGGCCAGCTCACCTGGGTGGCCGAATGGCATCCGGGCCAGGCCGATACGCCGAAGGCCGATGCGCTCGCCAAGGCCTACAAGGCCAAGACCGGCAAGGACTTTCTTGCGCCGCGCATCGACATGACACCGAGGCTCCTGGCGCTGGCCATCAACAAGGCGGGGAGCGCCGACACCGTGAAGGTAGCGCGTGCACTCGAAGACCTGAGCTTCGATTCGGTGGTTGGCACGGTGCGCATGCGGGCCGAAGACCACCAACTGCTGCTGCCTCAGGTGGTGAACACCATCGCACCGGTGGACGGCAAGGCGGTGAAGGTGGGCTGGGAAGGGACGAACTACGGCTTTCGCACCGATGCGGTCTACAGCGGGAACGAGCTGGCACAGGGGACCGAGTGCAAGATGGTCCGGCCTTGA
- a CDS encoding IS110 family transposase translates to MNEITRVGVDLAKRVIQVFAVNAAGLRVTGRALARDKFLAWCAQLPAGCLVAMEASSSAHYWARKLLALGLDARIIAAPHVVPYRLQGKSGKNDANDAAAICEAASRPHMHFVPIKSVEQQSMLCIHRLREGVKADRTACINRIRGLLAEFGLVFAQSPEALRQVLPDAMEDASNELGALARLTLQRAYAQWQELDAHLRWCDERIAAHGKASDQVRQAEQLLGVGPVTASAVVATVGDFKQFKNGAQFGAWLGLTPRQNSSGGKNNLGRITKRGDAYLRTLLIQGAKSIVLTAHRRDDPISRWVQALRERSGWQKAVVALANKNARILWAVFARGRAFDAHHVSTKPPGAIAAVIAV, encoded by the coding sequence ATGAACGAGATTACCCGAGTCGGCGTGGATTTGGCAAAGCGCGTGATCCAGGTCTTTGCGGTCAATGCCGCGGGCTTGCGCGTCACCGGGCGCGCCTTGGCACGCGATAAATTCCTGGCTTGGTGCGCGCAACTGCCCGCGGGCTGCCTGGTTGCCATGGAGGCCAGCTCCAGCGCCCATTACTGGGCGCGCAAGCTGCTTGCTCTGGGGCTGGATGCCCGCATCATTGCCGCCCCGCACGTCGTGCCTTATCGCCTCCAAGGCAAGAGCGGCAAGAACGACGCCAACGATGCCGCTGCGATCTGCGAGGCGGCCTCGCGCCCGCACATGCACTTCGTGCCGATCAAGAGCGTGGAGCAGCAAAGCATGCTGTGCATTCACCGCCTGCGAGAGGGCGTCAAGGCAGACCGCACCGCCTGCATCAACCGCATCCGGGGCCTGTTGGCGGAGTTCGGATTGGTGTTCGCCCAAAGCCCCGAGGCGCTGCGCCAGGTGCTTCCCGACGCGATGGAAGATGCCAGCAATGAACTGGGCGCTCTGGCCCGGTTGACGCTGCAGCGGGCCTATGCGCAATGGCAAGAACTCGATGCACACCTGCGATGGTGCGACGAGCGCATCGCTGCACACGGCAAGGCCAGCGATCAGGTGCGCCAGGCCGAGCAGTTGCTGGGCGTGGGACCGGTCACGGCATCCGCGGTGGTGGCCACGGTGGGCGACTTCAAGCAATTCAAGAACGGTGCGCAGTTCGGCGCCTGGCTGGGTCTGACGCCTCGACAGAACTCCAGCGGCGGCAAGAACAACCTGGGGCGCATCACCAAGCGAGGCGACGCGTACCTGCGCACGCTGCTGATCCAGGGGGCCAAGTCGATCGTGCTGACGGCGCACAGACGCGACGACCCGATCTCGCGCTGGGTGCAGGCCTTGCGCGAGCGCTCCGGGTGGCAGAAGGCCGTGGTGGCGTTGGCCAACAAGAACGCGCGCATCCTGTGGGCCGTGTTCGCACGCGGGCGGGCCTTCGATGCGCACCACGTCAGTACCAAACCACCAGGCGCCATCGCTGCGGTCATCGCGGTGTAG